ACGATGCCGGGATTAACCGCGGCTTGGGCGTGCCGAGCGCGTTCTACCACTTTGCCTTTGAAGCTGGCTCGGAAGCTGGCTTGGAAGAAAAGCGCCAAGAATTGCTGAAGAAAGGGGTAGCGGTTTCCACCGTTGTGGATCACGATTGGGCCAAGTCGATCTATTTTAAGGACCCGAACGGCTTGCAGCTTGAGTATTGCTGTCTCACACGCGATTTTGTAGACGAGGACGCAGTGATGAAGCAGCGGTTCGAGGCCTCGATCCAGGCCATGGGGCTTGAGAATACTCCCGCGATAGTGTCTGCTCGGGAATAACCCCTCCTCAGATTTCTCCCTTGTATTTTTTTATTGCGCGCCCTTCATCGAAGGGCGCCGTCGTTTTCGCCCTCACTCTTTGCCTTCCGCGCAATACCTGTCCTGCGGGTGCTTTTCCATACGTTGTTGTAATCGTTGCTTTTGTGCCGCAGGAAGGCGGGACAGCCACGCCTCGTAGATGAGCCCGTCACGAAAACGATAACAGGTGGAATATTCGTCTGCTGGGCCTTCGCGGACTCCGGCACGGAGTAGAAAATAACGTTTCTCTACCAGGGATTCGCACAGTTCCTCGATACGAACGACATCCTGGCCGAGAGCGTGGGCGATCATTGTCGCCGAGAATCTGGGGCCGGCCACACTGGCTGCGGCGAGGATGTCGCGTTCTTCCTCGGTGAGACGATCGATCCGTCGATCCAGAAGCGAGCGGAAGCTGGCGGGTATCGTCTTGGCCAGCGTTTCGAGAGGTACTGCGAGCGTCCACTTGCCACTGCGGCAGGTCAAGACACCGTGTTGCACCAAGGTCTCGATCAGGTCCGCCAGAAACAGGGGATTTCCTTCCGTGCGTTGCCGCAGTGTCGATGCGAGCCGGGCAGGAAAGGCATTCACTGGGAATCGATCGGCCAGATACGAACGAATGGCTGTCTCCGTGAATGGCGACAGGACTAGTTCGGTACAGAAGCGACGGGCCTGGACTTCTTGGAGGAGGGAGCGAAGGGGATGGGCCGTGTCGTAGACTTCTTCGGGCCGATACACGCCAATCAACAAAAAGCGCGCTTGTTCCCGGCGATGGGCGAGCATCGCCACGACGTCCAGGGTGGAAGGGTCGCTCCAGTGGAGGTCGTCGAGGATCAAGACAAGGGGGGTCTGCGCGGTGAGGGCCTCGATCGCTTGGGCGAGTTCTCGCGGCATGCTGCTGCGCTGGAGGGAGGGGCCGAACGGAAGGGGCGTTTGTGTCGGTTCCAGACTCACGAGCCTGGGAATCTGCGCAAGCCATGTGGGTGCGCATTGATGTAGGACCGAACGCAGTGTTGCCTGATGTCGTTGGGCGAGTACCCCTCCCAAGGCATCGAGAAGAGGGGAATATGTCTCTCCCGGCCCCGTCTCACAGCGTTCGACACATTGCCCCACCGCAACCCAGACGGGAGTGTCGGCGAGTTGTTCCTGAAATGCGCGCACGAGCGTGGTTTTCCCCAGGCCGGCTTCGCCGGACACGAAAACGACTTGACGCTGACCGGCAAGCGCTTTATTGAGCTGTGTGTACAGGGCGTCGAGTTCCTTGTCGCGCCCGACCAAATGCGGGGGCGAAGGTGGCCGGGAAAACGAGGCGGCCGTTCCCAAGCTGTGAATACCGATGCCGAGGTGCTGCACTGCGCCGATGAAGGAGTAGCCGCCCGAGTGCGTTGCGATAAACCGAGGCTGTTTGGGGCTCTCGTGCAACGCCTTGCGGAGTTTGCGAATCTGCACCCTCACGCTCGACGCGCTCACTGTTTTGTGCGGCCACACTGCCTTATGCAACTCCGCAAGAGAGACGATTGTTCCTCTGTTGGTTACGAGACAATGCAACACCGCCCAGGACTTGGGGTAGAGGCGGACGAGGTGTTCCCCGCGCCATAAGCGTCGGTTGGCGAGATCGAGGCGGAACAGAGGAAGAGGCGAATCCTGAGCGGCCATGGTGCCGGTCAATACCAGAAAAACTCACTATTTGCTACCGAAATTTAACCGAAAAGAAACCGTTGGCGCGTTGATCGTTACCGTTGGCCTCTGTATACACGAAGCATGAGCTGAGCGAAAATCCTGGAACTGCTCGATCTTCTTTCGATTCCCAGAATTTGGTAGAAGGATTTATGTCAGAGGAAACACGGCTATCGTCCGCAGCAACGGAGTATCCCCTTCCTGAGGATATTGCCGAGCAAATACGCAAGGCCATCAAAGAGGCCCAGGAAATGCTCGAATTTGCCGTCGCTGACGGGTTGGCTGTGTCCGACGATGTGATCGAAAAGATCGAACAAGCGCTCGGGCTCCTCGATCCGAACCGGCCCCTCACCAGCAAAGACCGTGCGGAGTTCCAGAAGGCGTATCGCGACTTGGCTCACGCTCTCAGCCCGCTCACAATCGAAGAGGTTCGTTATGAGACGAACTTTAATGGTGCACGGTGGAAAAGACATAGCCGCAATCTCGCGGTTGTTTGTCTGGTCCTCGCTTATCCGTCGTTTCTTGTCGGACAGGTGGTGTGTCGGCAATGGAATGCTATACGTCGCTGCACCGCGTGTGCTGAGTGGGACGCTGGCTTCGGTCTCGCCGTGTGTGGAATTCTTGCTGGATTCCTGCTGTGGCGAGGGGTTGAGCTTTTCACTGGATTGGCGACAAACCGAAAGCTCAATAGAATGATCCGCTGTTGCTACGCTTTCACTTTTTTTGCCCTACTACTTTCGTTACTGCCGTTTGCGAGCCTCGCAGTTTTTCCGGCAGTTCCACGACTGTTAACTCTAGGACCCGTCAATATTCTCCAGGGTTGTGCTGATGCTTGGTCAGCTGATGGAGAGCAAACTCAGGAGGTCCCAAAAGAAATTCGCTGCGGGGAGGTGGATCAAGAGGGAAGGCAAGCTCATCAGTGGCTCATCAACATCGGCGGTAAGGTGGGAACATCTGTACTCTTGACGGATGATTCCTCCGATGCCCAGACATGCAAAACGCGTAATGAAGAGTACCGCTATGATCACTGGCACGTGCAGGGTGGACTGGTGATACCGCTCTACGTGGTTGTGTTAGCGCTGATGGGGAGCGCCGTGAGCATGACGCGCAGAGTCCCCGAGTATCAACGTGACGCTTTCGGCTTGCACGAAACCCTGTCGAATGCCAAAGCACG
The nucleotide sequence above comes from Deltaproteobacteria bacterium. Encoded proteins:
- a CDS encoding AAA family ATPase — translated: MAAQDSPLPLFRLDLANRRLWRGEHLVRLYPKSWAVLHCLVTNRGTIVSLAELHKAVWPHKTVSASSVRVQIRKLRKALHESPKQPRFIATHSGGYSFIGAVQHLGIGIHSLGTAASFSRPPSPPHLVGRDKELDALYTQLNKALAGQRQVVFVSGEAGLGKTTLVRAFQEQLADTPVWVAVGQCVERCETGPGETYSPLLDALGGVLAQRHQATLRSVLHQCAPTWLAQIPRLVSLEPTQTPLPFGPSLQRSSMPRELAQAIEALTAQTPLVLILDDLHWSDPSTLDVVAMLAHRREQARFLLIGVYRPEEVYDTAHPLRSLLQEVQARRFCTELVLSPFTETAIRSYLADRFPVNAFPARLASTLRQRTEGNPLFLADLIETLVQHGVLTCRSGKWTLAVPLETLAKTIPASFRSLLDRRIDRLTEEERDILAAASVAGPRFSATMIAHALGQDVVRIEELCESLVEKRYFLLRAGVREGPADEYSTCYRFRDGLIYEAWLSRLPAAQKQRLQQRMEKHPQDRYCAEGKE
- a CDS encoding VOC family protein, with amino-acid sequence MTHKGMSHLGFSTLDLDKTRDFYESILGFKPVRCDTIKVTEGGQIRHIFFDTGRDQLIAFMEARNVPGVPVEYDAGINRGLGVPSAFYHFAFEAGSEAGLEEKRQELLKKGVAVSTVVDHDWAKSIYFKDPNGLQLEYCCLTRDFVDEDAVMKQRFEASIQAMGLENTPAIVSARE